Proteins co-encoded in one Cydia splendana chromosome 11, ilCydSple1.2, whole genome shotgun sequence genomic window:
- the LOC134794733 gene encoding ESCRT-I complex subunit tsg101-like has translation IIILGDAVKKKWKTIRDGYFKNKRILKGKTGSGRIVSNYIWAEQLRFLDDFNVVRPRSSNITQSNETNSTDSDNTNSPQPPPSPQPSPPQSSPVAQVPSSSQHSLSPNPVEPEYSQRETPPSSQRRTSGSRQSEDPLNKIINYLNNKPKTNKAKDSIDYLFQSYAETFKKFSPELQTKIKLELAKLFSEAELRSLREESSRTNQVSFVLSPSYSMISSVDSHEETTREVDSDFNIVEIAVERERFNNPEPESD, from the coding sequence attattattttaggtgaTGCAGTAAAGAAAAAATGGAAGACAATCCGAGACgggtattttaaaaataaaagaatattaAAAGGAAAGACAGGCTCCGGAAGAATAGTTAGCAACTATATTTGGGCAGAGCAGCTACGCTTCTTGGATGATTTCAATGTGGTTCGGCCCCGATCTTCAAACATAACACaatcaaatgaaacaaattcaaCGGACAGCGACAACACAAATTCACCACAACCGCCTCCTTCACCGCAACCATCTCCTCCTCAATCATCTCCTGTGGCGCAGGTGCCTTCTTCATCACAGCATTCGCTCTCTCCGAACCCGGTGGAGCCTGAGTACTCACAAAGAGAGACTCCACCCTCATCACAACGTAGAACATCCGGATCGCGACAAAGCGAAGACCCATTAAAtaagataattaattatttaaacaataAACCCAAAACTAATAAAGCCAAAGATTCAATTGATTACCTTTTCCAAAGTTACGcagaaacatttaaaaaattttcACCCGAGTTGCAAACCAAAATAAAACTAGAGTTAGCCAAATTATTTTCCGAGGCAGAACTGCGATCATTACGCGAGGAATCCTCGCGTACTAATCAAGTATCGTTTGTTTTGTCGCCGTCATATTCCATGATCAGCAGCGTAGACAGCCATGAAGAAACGACTAGGGAAGTTGACAGTGATTTTAATATAGTCGAGATAGCTGTAGAACGAGAACGCTTTAATAATCCAGAACCTGAATCTGACTAG